From Candidatus Methylomirabilota bacterium, one genomic window encodes:
- a CDS encoding ImmA/IrrE family metallo-endopeptidase produces MKIEDVPAYSIPRLEQIAKLLLEERWLGLTIPIDIDYIVEQEPDTILDYLPGLRTVHGVAGAVISHPQEARFTILVDREVADGNLSFYRFTVAEEFAHLKLHRKLLATVTSVEEVIQLHESERYHEIDRNAKWLASALLIPPGPGLEDAHRLYPEMVRRVGFTNPEAVKAYVVDRLSRKYLVSPQVMRIRLQCWPVDALKKIDTAVREELDFLE; encoded by the coding sequence GTGAAGATCGAAGACGTTCCCGCCTACTCCATTCCCAGACTAGAACAGATTGCCAAACTCCTCTTGGAAGAACGCTGGCTTGGGCTAACAATCCCAATTGATATCGACTATATCGTGGAGCAGGAACCGGACACGATCCTTGACTACCTGCCCGGATTACGAACGGTTCACGGCGTCGCGGGCGCGGTGATCAGCCACCCCCAAGAGGCCCGCTTCACCATCCTGGTCGATAGGGAGGTTGCGGATGGCAATCTTTCTTTCTATCGCTTCACAGTCGCTGAAGAGTTTGCTCACCTCAAGCTCCATCGGAAACTGCTGGCGACGGTGACATCAGTGGAAGAGGTCATCCAGCTTCATGAATCGGAGCGATACCACGAAATTGATCGAAACGCGAAGTGGCTTGCGTCGGCGTTACTGATTCCTCCCGGGCCTGGGCTTGAGGATGCTCACCGACTGTATCCTGAGATGGTTCGCCGCGTGGGGTTTACGAACCCCGAAGCGGTCAAAGCCTACGTCGTAGATCGACTGAGCCGGAAGTATCTCGTGTCCCCTCAGGTCATGCGTATCCGATTGCAGTGTTGGCCTGTCGATGCGTTGAAGAAGATCGACACCGCCGTGAGGGAGGAGTTGGACTTCCTGGAGTGA